A single window of Streptomyces griseoviridis DNA harbors:
- a CDS encoding secondary metabolite protein translates to MSNRRYARREARLRQQCEDQLQGIEISDPCAVDEVCRQLAIKRGRPLHLHELPEVGGANSPCGIVISFESEDHIFHVGATSERHRAQIVRHELAHLLLGHAGGDDAVKSLLAVLPDEIHPSAVIAALGRTSYDSETEYDAEVAASCLGELFDDLAHSGRGSGRPGATSRLDDALVHPRRNRRS, encoded by the coding sequence ATGTCCAACCGGCGATACGCGCGCAGAGAAGCGCGGCTGCGGCAGCAGTGTGAGGATCAGTTGCAGGGGATCGAGATATCCGACCCCTGTGCGGTAGACGAAGTGTGTCGACAGTTGGCGATCAAGCGTGGCCGCCCGCTTCACCTCCATGAGCTGCCGGAGGTCGGCGGGGCCAACTCCCCTTGCGGGATAGTCATTTCCTTCGAATCTGAAGATCACATATTTCATGTCGGTGCCACGAGTGAACGTCACCGCGCCCAAATCGTTCGGCACGAGCTGGCGCATCTTCTGCTCGGCCACGCCGGGGGTGATGACGCTGTCAAGTCACTTCTGGCGGTCCTGCCCGACGAAATACACCCCTCGGCCGTCATCGCGGCACTCGGGCGGACGAGTTACGACAGTGAAACTGAGTACGACGCGGAGGTGGCGGCGTCGTGTCTGGGTGAGCTGTTCGACGATCTAGCCCACTCCGGTCGAGGTAGCGGCCGGCCGGGCGCAACCTCTCGGCTGGACGACGCCCTCGTTCACCCTCGAAGGAATCGTCGCTCATGA
- a CDS encoding MAB_1171c family putative transporter, with product MTTSTVVSGALWVVALWRLPSIRHSRKQRSLALTLAALALAMTFEVPQVRDAVNAAVGADVRLSPLLKHLLGVTSAACLLDFVVAVVRPQGLARHIRWAALGVTLPLMTGFYAMANWPNAEVSEGWRPVFPVLYTAVFILYIGISMVAASWLFLGGVRHSRRFLGKVGLGLLGAGTLLGSLYAAQRVAFVFIRLGTGRQYPDLENIVSTMLKQWSILAIALGVCLPPLSVAVDYLRAWRALRQIRPLWVQLTDAAPHVVLSAMIRRTRVPLRLERCVIEIEDACLALREYVSVDVCDRARALAHLEAVPPNEIDEVTEACWLRVAVDRTRGGQWLEGVDHPALGVTGRDRQSELDWLQAVSRAYVSSPAVRKFLQQEKSVDCSVVSGPERVSSHDHN from the coding sequence ATGACCACGTCCACTGTCGTCTCAGGGGCTCTGTGGGTCGTGGCTCTCTGGAGGCTGCCGTCCATCCGGCACTCCCGCAAGCAGCGGAGCCTTGCGCTGACCCTTGCGGCCCTCGCGCTGGCGATGACCTTTGAAGTCCCCCAGGTCAGGGATGCCGTCAACGCGGCCGTCGGTGCAGACGTGCGGCTCTCTCCGCTCCTTAAGCATTTGCTCGGAGTCACCTCGGCGGCCTGTCTCCTCGACTTCGTAGTCGCCGTCGTCCGACCTCAAGGTCTCGCTCGCCATATCAGATGGGCCGCCCTTGGCGTGACGCTGCCTCTGATGACTGGTTTCTATGCGATGGCCAATTGGCCGAACGCAGAAGTGAGTGAGGGGTGGCGGCCGGTCTTTCCTGTTCTCTATACGGCTGTCTTCATCCTCTATATCGGCATCTCAATGGTCGCCGCCAGCTGGCTCTTTCTGGGCGGAGTACGCCACAGCCGTAGATTCCTCGGAAAGGTTGGTCTCGGGCTCCTCGGCGCTGGCACCCTGCTGGGGAGCCTCTACGCGGCGCAGCGCGTCGCCTTCGTGTTCATCCGACTTGGCACCGGCAGGCAGTACCCGGATTTGGAGAACATCGTCTCCACGATGCTCAAGCAGTGGTCGATCTTGGCAATTGCGCTTGGGGTCTGTCTCCCCCCGCTCTCGGTTGCTGTCGATTACCTCCGGGCTTGGCGCGCGCTCCGTCAGATTCGCCCCCTCTGGGTGCAACTCACTGATGCTGCACCGCATGTGGTCCTTTCTGCCATGATTCGCCGAACTCGTGTACCTCTCAGGCTGGAACGTTGCGTGATCGAAATCGAAGACGCGTGCCTCGCACTTCGTGAATACGTGTCAGTGGATGTATGCGACCGTGCGCGCGCACTCGCTCACCTGGAGGCCGTTCCGCCAAACGAAATTGACGAAGTGACGGAAGCCTGCTGGCTGCGTGTAGCTGTCGACCGTACTCGCGGCGGCCAGTGGCTGGAGGGGGTCGACCACCCGGCTCTCGGTGTTACCGGCCGAGATAGGCAAAGCGAGCTCGATTGGTTGCAGGCCGTGTCTCGCGCCTACGTTTCATCTCCCGCCGTGAGGAAATTCCTCCAGCAAGAAAAGTCGGTCGACTGCTCTGTCGTGAGCGGTCCGGAAAGGGTTTCTTCTCATGACCACAACTGA
- a CDS encoding helix-turn-helix domain-containing protein, translated as MSGEAREWVWEHSTSRGAARLVLLSIADRVADDQCISWASLSSLAKRTRASVSTVREAVERLLLAGELEQLDDLVGPQRSTVYRLPLAAEAVAQALRKQREEEEDTAVPDEADGPAKLRLSALRRYGIRRREVPESPARVRKPAVPETGRPRRKPAQRRTGHRHRDIPATGTQNRSEPDLNRRYSSGGAAVLSAAEWQVDSATHIWARQQGHLDRLGEQGLRTADAKWRAHRAGHAPRAADAWAADWRSWIAREHAPSRPDLYAVPGRNTASSSGMTRAESHTAALLAALDEPTGTEG; from the coding sequence ATGAGCGGGGAAGCGCGCGAGTGGGTATGGGAGCACAGCACCAGCCGGGGAGCGGCGCGACTGGTCCTGCTGTCGATCGCCGACCGGGTGGCAGACGATCAATGCATCTCCTGGGCCTCGCTGTCCAGCCTGGCCAAGCGCACGCGCGCCTCGGTCTCCACGGTGCGCGAGGCAGTCGAGCGCTTGCTCCTGGCCGGCGAGCTGGAACAGCTCGACGACCTGGTGGGCCCGCAGCGCAGCACGGTTTATCGCCTGCCGCTCGCCGCCGAGGCGGTCGCACAGGCGCTGCGAAAGCAGCGCGAAGAGGAAGAGGACACGGCGGTGCCGGACGAGGCCGACGGTCCTGCGAAGCTCCGGCTGTCGGCGCTGCGGCGGTATGGAATCCGCCGGCGTGAGGTGCCGGAATCCCCCGCGAGGGTCCGGAAACCGGCAGTACCGGAAACCGGCAGGCCGCGACGGAAACCGGCACAGCGACGTACCGGCCACCGGCACAGGGACATACCGGCTACCGGCACACAGAACCGTAGTGAACCTGATTTGAACCGGAGGTACAGCAGTGGTGGTGCTGCCGTCCTCTCGGCTGCCGAGTGGCAGGTCGACTCCGCCACCCACATCTGGGCCCGCCAGCAGGGGCACCTCGATCGCCTCGGTGAGCAGGGCCTGCGGACCGCCGACGCGAAGTGGCGTGCACATCGAGCTGGCCATGCTCCGAGAGCGGCGGACGCCTGGGCTGCCGACTGGCGCTCCTGGATCGCCCGGGAGCACGCTCCCAGCCGCCCGGACCTCTATGCCGTGCCCGGCAGGAACACCGCCTCGTCGAGCGGGATGACGCGGGCGGAGAGCCACACCGCCGCCCTTCTCGCCGCCCTCGATGAGCCGACCGGAACGGAGGGCTGA
- a CDS encoding zinc finger domain-containing protein has product MDRREIAALLAYIGRLDPRSIRTDQGEARDQLAQWHELLGDVPMATPHGWGALAAARQHYRASPYQIQPADVVRPWESYRRTRLALHSDPTPSADPDDQAAWTAELVGTRRAVAAGTAQPAQARAIVNSRERINPRLQARLDQIGSCIPPAARAALAPFRPARARREAAVAQGLPDALSVRCEWCLAPVGEPCRRRRIGPNDGVRAITPRATPHPGRLDLATAQQPAVA; this is encoded by the coding sequence GTGGACCGCCGCGAAATCGCCGCCCTGCTGGCCTACATCGGCCGACTCGATCCCCGCAGCATTCGCACCGACCAGGGCGAGGCCCGCGACCAGCTCGCCCAGTGGCACGAGCTGCTCGGCGACGTACCAATGGCCACCCCGCACGGCTGGGGCGCCCTCGCCGCCGCCCGCCAGCACTACCGCGCCTCGCCGTATCAGATCCAGCCCGCGGACGTGGTCCGCCCCTGGGAGAGCTACCGACGCACTCGCCTGGCCCTCCACTCCGACCCCACACCGTCCGCGGACCCGGACGACCAAGCCGCATGGACCGCAGAGCTGGTCGGCACCCGACGCGCCGTCGCCGCCGGCACAGCGCAGCCCGCGCAAGCCCGGGCCATCGTCAACAGCCGGGAGCGCATCAACCCGAGGCTGCAGGCTCGGCTGGACCAGATCGGCTCCTGCATACCGCCCGCCGCCCGAGCCGCCCTCGCACCCTTTCGGCCCGCCCGGGCGCGACGCGAAGCCGCCGTCGCGCAAGGGCTGCCCGATGCCCTGAGCGTGCGCTGCGAATGGTGCCTGGCCCCGGTCGGGGAGCCATGCCGGCGCCGCCGGATCGGCCCCAACGACGGGGTACGCGCCATCACGCCGCGCGCCACTCCGCACCCTGGCCGCCTCGACCTCGCCACCGCCCAGCAGCCCGCAGTGGCCTGA
- a CDS encoding transcriptional regulator: MAGEWEEVVAVEPEESAAVSPGAVGAKQLSLPEKLNHLFETVKNPATGKRYTNAEAARAIREDAEGGGVTVSESALSQLRSGVKPNPTVRTVEAIARLFHVAPSYFFPDFDDAEAERVRASVELLAAVGDTGVRGLALRANGLSADSLKMITDVINGARRLEGLD, encoded by the coding sequence GTGGCAGGTGAGTGGGAGGAGGTGGTCGCCGTGGAGCCTGAGGAGTCGGCGGCGGTGTCGCCCGGTGCGGTCGGCGCCAAACAGCTATCGCTGCCCGAGAAGCTCAACCATCTCTTCGAGACGGTGAAGAATCCGGCGACGGGGAAGCGGTACACGAACGCGGAGGCCGCCCGGGCGATCCGCGAGGACGCCGAAGGTGGTGGGGTCACGGTCTCTGAGAGTGCCCTCTCGCAGCTGAGGTCCGGTGTCAAGCCCAATCCGACCGTACGCACCGTCGAGGCCATCGCGCGCCTTTTCCATGTCGCGCCGAGCTACTTCTTCCCGGACTTCGACGACGCGGAAGCGGAGAGGGTCCGCGCCTCCGTAGAGCTGCTTGCGGCCGTGGGCGACACCGGAGTGCGCGGTCTCGCGCTTCGCGCCAACGGACTGTCGGCCGACAGTCTGAAAATGATCACCGATGTGATCAACGGAGCCCGCCGTCTGGAGGGGCTCGACTAG